The segment AGGCTTCGAACTCAGTGACCGTGGGTCGATGGTGGATGGCATAGAGACCGGCGCGGTAAAGCTCGTGCTCGACGAGCGCGCGCTACCCGCTATCGACGAGCTCGTAGCCGACATGAGCCGCGCCCACGACTCGGACCGTGCCGTTGCCGTACACTGCGTGACCCGCGTCGAGTTGTTCCTGGCGCTCGCGGCTTTCGAACAGGCGGGTGTCGTGGCAGGCGATCGCCTCGAACACGCCTCGGTCTGCCCCGACGAAGCGGTGCAACTGGCACGCGGACTCGGCCTTGCTGTGGTCACCCAGCCGGGCTTCGTACGCAGCCGCGGCGACGCCTACCTGCGCGAGGTCGAACGCAGCGACCATCCCCTGCTCTACCGCTGTCGGGCCTTCGTGGATGGCGGCGTTACGCTTGGCGCGGGCACTGACGCGCCCTTCGGCGACGCCGATCCCTGGCTGGCCATGCAAGCCGCGGTCGACAGGCAGACGTCCGGAGGCCACAGCCTCGGCGTCGACGAGAGCCTTACGCCCGAGCAAGCCCTGGCGCTTTTTACCGGCAGGCCACAGAACCCGGGTGGGCCGCCTCGACGCCTGGCGGCCGGAGAACCGGCCGACCTCGTCGTGCTCGACCGCCAGTGGTCACGAGCCCGCGACGAGCTGTCGAGTTCGATGGTACGCACTACCGTTACCGGCGGCCGCGTCAGCTTCGCGCGGGATTGATCACCCAGGCAGTAGCGATCATCCAGGCGGGCTGGCAAAGGTCGCCATCATGCGGTCGAACTCCCAGAAGGCCCGCAGGCACTGCAGCTTGCCATCGTCGTTGACGCGGTAGACGAACACGCCTTCGCACAGTGCCGTGCTGCCGTCGGGCTGGGTGGTGTGAATGCGGCCGATGTTGGCGACCTCGTTGCCACAGGAAAACGAATCGACCAGTTCAAAGTTTATGCCGGTGGTGGCGATGGTCGCGTCCCAGAACGCGCCTATGCCCTCGGGCCCGTGGTGCCCCTTGCCCTCGGGGTCAAGTGGCGAAACACCGACCGGGTCTTCAATCCAACCGTCGTCTGCAAACAAGGCAATCCACTGCTCGCGCGCGCCCTCGGGTTT is part of the Candidatus Binatota bacterium genome and harbors:
- a CDS encoding hydrolase, translated to MLVVNAEIDGRNGLGLRCGDGLLVEVAVGLQANGDELVIDAHGGAVIAGLHDHHLHLLALAAARNSVACGPGDTPDAESMRRAFAAAPVARDAQGWIRAVGYHEAVAGQLTRELLDGMMADRPLRVQHRSGAAWVFNSAACRMLKLDAADHVGVERDSKGRATGRLFRGDQWLREQLGPGAAPDLSAVGAELASVGVTGVTDATPSNGADEAALFGRALADGSLPQRLTLMGGFELSDRGSMVDGIETGAVKLVLDERALPAIDELVADMSRAHDSDRAVAVHCVTRVELFLALAAFEQAGVVAGDRLEHASVCPDEAVQLARGLGLAVVTQPGFVRSRGDAYLREVERSDHPLLYRCRAFVDGGVTLGAGTDAPFGDADPWLAMQAAVDRQTSGGHSLGVDESLTPEQALALFTGRPQNPGGPPRRLAAGEPADLVVLDRQWSRARDELSSSMVRTTVTGGRVSFARD
- a CDS encoding nuclear transport factor 2 family protein, whose product is MAEEHPARAASQRSMKLVQEKPEGAREQWIALFADDGWIEDPVGVSPLDPEGKGHHGPEGIGAFWDATIATTGINFELVDSFSCGNEVANIGRIHTTQPDGSTALCEGVFVYRVNDDGKLQCLRAFWEFDRMMATFASPPG